In Zingiber officinale cultivar Zhangliang chromosome 8B, Zo_v1.1, whole genome shotgun sequence, a single genomic region encodes these proteins:
- the LOC122015374 gene encoding probable L-type lectin-domain containing receptor kinase S.5, whose product MNCYPLPPLLRLPAASFLLLFFLHSVRTQIVTGADGIYSASFPYFDINDDGTDLRLLDADINGRVIQLTPNSRNVPQNFMINKSGRAFLNRPFTLWQLNSSSTSNDTAKRIASFNTTFKIQVLHGNDTIPGEGLSFLLSSHLESAPPGSYGGFLGLTNDTLNGNPDNHFVAIEFDTVRQAYLGDPDDNHVGLDINGVISRNTSSLNFSIASTTAVNHTVWIDYDGAARYLRVYMVVGDDPKPNYTVLETAIDLSIYLEQTFYFGFAASTGITYQVNRLLAWNLTVATFPEGKKRMSAWKIGAIAGGVFVAVVLALGAGLWAWLLARRKMERDASANSSSALLLETLKSLPGTPREFEFKDLYKATNSFDEKLKLGKGGFGEVYRGVLPGENKQVAVKRFSRGATSAPHDFLKELIIINRLRHRHLVPLVGWCHTNNVLLLVYEYMPNGSLDHHLFEGPSGKPTTTLSWERRYNVIAGVASALHYLHNEYEQTVVHRDLKASNIMLDANFNARLGDFGLARALETDKTSYAEQEMPGVPGTMGYVAPECFHTGKATRESDVFGFGAVVLEVVCGRRPRSDIDGFHFLCDWVWKLYREGRILEAVDPRLEEDYDPEDARRLLLLALACSHPIPSERPKMELSVQIISRAMAPPVVPHFKPAFMWPAAPAVVESSSRSTTMSVGTSSREASSMESTLRPFDRV is encoded by the exons ATGAACTGCTACCCTCTTCCGCCTCTCCTCCGCCTCCCTGCCGCCTCCTTCTTACTCCTCTTCTTTCTCCACTCCGTCCGAACTCAGATTGTTACTGGCGCTGATGGAATCTACTCCGCCTCCTTCCCCTACTTCGACATCAACGACGACGGTACCGATCTCCGGCTATTGGATGCCGACATCAACGGAAGGGTCATCCAGCTCACCCCTAATTCCAGAAACGTTCCCCAAAATTTTATGATAAACAAATCCGGTCGAGCCTTCCTCAACAGGCCCTTCACACTTTGGCAGCTGAACTCCTCTTCCACCTCCAACGACACAGCCAAGCGCATCGCCTCCTTCAACACCACATTCAAAATACAAGTCTTGCACGGGAACGACACCATTCCTGGCGAGGGCTTGTCCTTCCTTCTCTCCTCCCACCTCGAATCGGCGCCGCCGGGGAGCTACGGTGGCTTCCTCGGCCTCACCAATGACACCCTCAACGGGAACCCTGACAACCACTTCGTCGCCATCGAGTTCGACACCGTCAGGCAGGCCTATTTGGGTGACCCCGACGACAACCACGTTGGCCTCGACATCAACGGTGTTATCTCCAGGAACACGTCCTCTCTGAATTTTTCGATCGCGTCCACTACCGCTGTCAACCACACCGTCTGGATCGATTACGATGGTGCGGCGCGCTATTTGAGGGTTTACATGGTGGTCGGCGACGATCCGAAGCCGAACTACACGGTCCTGGAAACGGCGATCGATCTGAGCATTTATTTGGAGCAGACGTTCTACTTCGGGTTTGCCGCCTCCACGGGGATAACCTACCAGGTCAATCGCTTGCTGGCATGGAATCTGACCGTGGCGACTTTCCCCGAGGGCAAAAAACGCATGTCGGCGTGGAAGATTGGCGCGATCGCAGGTGGGGTGTTTGTGGCCGTGGTGTTGGCGCTCGGGGCCGGTCTGTGGGCGTGGCTGCTGGCCAGGAGGAAGATGGAGAGGGATGCATCCGCCAATAGCAGCAGCGCGCTGTTACTAGAGACGCTGAAGAGCCTACCGGGGACGCCGAGGGAGTTCGAGTTCAAGGACCTCTACAAGGCGACCAACAGTTTCGACGAGAAGTTGAAGCTGGGAAAAGGGGGCTTCGGCGAGGTGTACCGGGGAGTGCTGCCTGGGGAGAACAAACAGGTGGCCGTGAAGCGATTCTCCCGAGGCGCCACCAGCGCTCCCCACGACTTCCTCAAGGAACTCATCATCATCAACCGCCTTCGCCACAGGCATCTCGTCCCCCTCGTCG GATGGTGCCACACAAACAATGTGCTGTTGCTGGTGTACGAGTACATGCCGAACGGCAGCCTGGACCACCACCTGTTCGAGGGCCCCAGCGGCAAGCCGACGACGACTCTGAGCTGGGAGCGTCGATACAACGTGATCGCCGGCGTCGCCTCCGCCCTCCACTACCTGCACAACGAGTACGAGCAGACGGTGGTGCACCGCGACCTCAAGGCCTCCAACATCATGCTCGACGCTAACTTCAACGCTCGCCTCGGGGACTTCGGCCTGGCCCGCGCGCTCGAAACCGACAAGACCTCCTACGCCGAGCAGGAGATGCCCGGTGTCCCCGGCACCATGGGCTACGTCGCGCCGGAGTGCTTCCACACCGGCAAGGCCACACGGGAGTCGGACGTTTTCGGCTTCGGTGCCGTGGTGCTGGAGGTCGTCTGCGGCCGCCGACCCCGGAGCGACATCGACGGATTCCATTTCCTATGCGACTGGGTGTGGAAGCTCTACCGGGAAGGACGCATCCTGGAGGCCGTCGACCCTCGCCTGGAGGAGGACTACGACCCCGAGGACGCTCGCCGGCTGCTCCTCCTCGCCCTGGCCTGCAGCCACCCCATTCCGTCGGAGCGGCCGAAGATGGAGCTATCCGTGCAGATAATTTCCCGCGCAATGGCTCCGCCGGTGGTCCCGCACTTCAAGCCGGCCTTCATGTGGCCAGCCGCCCCTGCCGTGGTGGAAAGTTCGAGCCGGTCGACCACCATGTCCGTCGGTACGTCGTCGCGCGAAGCATCATCCATGGAGTCGACCCTACGGCCCTTCGACCGAGTGTGA